Proteins encoded by one window of Culicoides brevitarsis isolate CSIRO-B50_1 chromosome 2, AGI_CSIRO_Cbre_v1, whole genome shotgun sequence:
- the LOC134830403 gene encoding RB1-inducible coiled-coil protein 1 isoform X1 — MLYVFHVDSGRMLTFDMNIAVESVQYLKGIIERHHAIPAKDQVLLVSGGETLQNNARVGKYSAGTDTNPIFLFCKTLTECKNIPPWPSIDSEIDLKQQVDKCLELPATYNTVVTRAQLAQQVHEMAKEEFRICENLVMEQHLQQQGWCAVVANLEDITVDFHERCDVFFRGFDEHLDKRNEHLDYLKNFNDDLSKLAKIPILPGLLHCAENKRFSAFDEVYDDADFNKSNNSDKAPSEQATEQSAIEGTSSTGSNNEKSVSSSSTKKEEGKGMTLLQWISETENQRSLRCMAENCAKELERFNEKNRDDLKSEIKLAVDAASREDMKEIKGLEDRLQGLERLMFDAKKIVQEQSELSTAFHQNQMRAANIGDTSILPDLCASHKGQLMVMLQNHRRLYDIRRRCSKAKDELGANLFTRLRFISNIESRMWHIDSLLLFYHNCLKRLQKHLNIIEQIHQAPTVYVTAVNEVVRRKEFSDAFLSWASNLSCHLQTIYNDELGRRQDFAAIFDGHFLSSLFPGMNDMPPPFATEAPVPFDSSLPNLTRNDISELKNQLPEYSAKSSFLQEMDNVIQFFTNSRSQLKIFTSEESKVIVQGDSQMLKRAGLHSHLKEYEKGFESETDTEEFEKVGQSPIDRRSGTVNVQTGSNAAITVPPTINKPEFRSVTTSVMEVPLQSVETMTEESYESTQAEITRLKNLIDEIKTFSSNSIAAVRRELEQAKAETNTFRSQMSSDCKTLVQTWHALEQEMKNRERELVQRLTVDFELEMNDIRKTLSTKQDEIQMLANEKRALEEARMDEITHQENEKSVLREAVGKLNEEIEQLKTELDKAIATKAEAIKEIRDTHKTEMDCVRARLKLMASVDRSPSDTSLEKIERPDMIDIVNHEMFMAQLREDLDKEREKAVQEAVEAERARIQTESGGSNNSTNDTYKRIIEEKESQMDLMREHAETLRRENMKMRDRIQSLADSDIDGSQMSILRNRLDKMLEEKEKIENELRKVKQKLGKMQSDTSKRTATIESCGVGDLVTIVWNPTHEQFTIVQDSQTLYFLHAESYADLGLAVPVPPATMPAVLHTFGIVTKKDYCRARKDENRYKVSKGSQFYVIKAKPRVPFNRRDSNTTSTSSSQYRLSAQLIDSFAQTDLEPLFEQNDMIDSGVSEQQKSVYKDRTGSVDTAEEHTDEIDSSSAGGAVSRAVDVLDETDGTLVQLMIESGEISAAQVQSTTTIAGGSNSSSRKGLDDDDLMDSLSDGEFRSLENTKHEEEL, encoded by the exons TGTGCAGTACTTGAAGGGCATCATCGAACGACATCATGCGATTCCAGCGAAAGATCAAGTTTTGCTCGTGAGTGGCGGAGAGACTTTACAAAATAATGCCCGTGTGGGGAAATATTCCGCGGGAACAGACACAAATccaattttcctcttttgtaAGACGCTAACAGAATGCAAGAACATCCCGCCATGGCCCAGCATAGATTCAG aaatCGATTTGAAACAACAAGTCGACAAATGCCTAGAGTTACCTGCCACATACAACACCGTGGTAACTCGTGCACAATTGGCACAACAAGTGCACGAAATGGCAAAAGAAGAGTTTCGGATCTGCGAGAATCTCGTGATGGAGCAACATTTGCAGCAGCAGGGATGGTGCGCGGTCGTTGCGAATTTGGAAGACATCACGGTGGATTTTCACGAACGATGTGACGTGTTTTTTCGGGGATTTGACGAGCACTTAGACAAGAGAAATGAACATTTGGATTatcttaaaaa tttcaacgACGACTTATCCAAACTAGCGAAAATTCCAATTCTGCCGGGATTGTTGCACTGTGCGGAAAACAAGCGTTTTAGTGCGTTTGACGAAGTTTATGACGATGCGGACTTTAACAAGTCGAATAATTCGGATAAAGCTCCGTCGGAACAAGCAACGGAACAAAGCGCCATCGAGGGAACAAGTAGCACGGGCAGCAATAATGAGAAAAGTGTGTCGTCATCGTCGACAAAAAAGGAAGAGGGCAAGGGAATGACTTTGTTGCAATGGATATCGGAGACGGAAAATCAAAGATCACTTCGTTGCATGGCGGAAAATTGTGCCAAAGAGTTGGAGCGGTTCAATGAGAAGAATCGCGATGATCTGAAGTCTGAAATTAAGCTTGCGGTTGATGCAGCTTCAagg gaggacatgaaagaaataaaaggtCTCGAAGATCGTTTACAAGGTCTCGAGCGCCTCATGTTCGACGCGAAGAAAATCGTGCAAGAGCAAAGTGAGTTGTCGACGGCATTTCATCAGAATCAGATGCGTGCCGCAAACATCGGTGATACATCCATTCTGCCAGATTTGTGTGCCTCCCATAAGGGTCAACTAATGGTGATGCTGCAAAATCATCGACGCCTCTACGACATCCGGCGACGTTGTAGCAAGGCGAAAGACGAGCTCGGTGCCAATTTATTTACGCGCCTCCGGTTCATCAGCAACATCGAGAGTCGCATGTGGCATATTGACAGCTTGCTGCTGTTCTACCACAATTGCTTGAAACGCTTGCAAAAGCATCTGAACATCATCGAACAAATACATCAGGCGCCAACGGTGTATGTGACGGCAGTCAATGAAGTTGTGCGTCGCAAGGAATTTTCAGATGCTTTTTTATcg tgggCTTCGAATCTCTCATGCCATCTCCAAACAATCTACAACGACGAGCTTGGGCGTCGACAGGATTTTGCGGCGATCTTTGACGGTCATTTCTTGAGCAGCTTGTTTCCGGGAATGAACGACATGCCGCCTCCATTCGCCACTGAAGCTCCAGTTCCGTTCGATTCTAGTCTCCCAAATTTAACtagaaatg ACATTAGTGAGCTAAAAAACCAACTTCCCGAATATTCGGCAAAATCCAGTTTCTTACAAGAAATGGACAAtgtgatacaattttttacaaacag tcGAAGccaacttaaaatatttacctcaGAGGAGAGTAAAGTGATCGTTCAAGGTGATTCGCAAATGTTGAAACGAGCAGGACTTCATTCGCATCTTAAGGAATATGAAAA gGGTTTTGAGTCTGAAACTGACACAGAAGAGTTCGAAAAAGTAGGTCAAAGTCCTATTGATCGACGTTCTGGGACAGTTAACGTTCAAACGGGATCCAATGCCGCCATTACTGTGCCACCAACTATTAATAAACCAGAATTTCGCAGTGTAACGACCTCCGTGATGGAAGTTCCTCTGCAATCTGTGGAGACAATGACGGAg gaaagTTACGAATCAACTCAAGCCGAAATCACTCGTCTGAAAAACCTGATCGATGAAATCAAAACTTTCTCGTCCAATTCCATCGCTGCCGTTCGTCGCGAGCTCGAACAAGCCAAAGCCGAGACCAACACGTTCCGTAGCCAAATGTCAAGCGATTGCAAGACGCTCGTGCAAACGTGGCACGCCTTGGagcaagaaatgaaaaatcgcGAGCGCGAACTCGTTCAACGTCTCACGGTCGACTTCGAGCTCGAAATGAACGACATTCGCAAAACGCTGAGCACGAAGCAAGACGAAATCCAGATGTTGGCGAACGAAAAGCGCGCCTTGGAGGAAGCTCGCATGGACGAAATTACGCATCAGGAGAACGAAAAAAGTGTGTTACGTGAAGCGGTTGGCAAATTAAACGAGGAAATCGAGCAATTAAAGACTGAATTGGATAAGGCGATTGCAACGAAGGCGGAAGCGATCAAGGAGATCCGCGATACGCACAAAACGGAAATGGATTGTGTGCGGGCACGTCTGAAGCTCATGGCAAGCGTCGATCGATCGCCAAGCGACACGAGTTTGGAGAAAATTGAGCGTCCCGACATGATTGACATCGTGAACCACGAGATGTTTATGGCGCAGTTGCGCGAAGATCTCGACAAGGAACGCGAAAAAGCGGTGCAAGAAGCCGTTGAAGCAGAACGCGCACGAATTCAGACCGAAAGTGGTGGCAGCAACAACTCCACGAACGACACTTACAAACGAATTATCGAAGAAAAGGAATCCCAGATGGATTTGATGCGAGAACATGCGGAAACCTTGCGACgcgaaaacatgaaaatgcGCGATAGGATCCAATCGCTCGCAGATTCCGACATCGATGGCAGTCAAATGTCCATTTTGCGGAACAGGCTCGACAAAATGTtggaagaaaaggaaaaaatcgaGAATGAACTGCGAAAAGTGAAGCAAAAACTCGGAAAAATGCAAAGTGACACGAGTAAACGTACGGCAACGATCGAAAGTTGCGGCGTTGGCGATTTGGTGACAATTGTCTGGAATCCGACGCACGAGCAATTCACAATTGTCCAAGATTCGCAAACTCTGTACTTTTTGCATGCCGAAAGTTATGCGGATTTAGGGCTTGCAGTGCCCGTTCCGCCTGCCACGATGCCTGCTGTGCTCCATACTTTTGGTATCGTCACGAAAAAGGACTATTGTCGGGCTCGCAAGGACGAAAATCGCTACAAAGTCTCCAAAGGCAGTCAATTCTATGTGATAAAAGCAAAACCACGTGTCCCATTTAATAGGCGGGACTCAAATACGACGTCGACAAGTTCGTCGCAGTATCGGTTGTCGGCGCAACTCATCGATTCGTTCGCGCAAACGGATCTCGAGCCGCTTTTCGAGCAAAATGACATGATTGACTCGGGCGTGAGTGAGCAGCAAAAGAGCGTTTACAAAGATCGCACCGGCAGCGTCGATACCGCCGAGGAGCACACCGACGAAATTGACAGTAGCAGTGCTGGAGGCGCTGTTTCGCGTGCTGTTGACGTCCTTGATGAG ACAGACGGCACTTTAGTGCAACTCATGATCGAAAGTGGCGAAATTAGTGCGGCGCAAGTCCAATCGACGACAACTATCGCTGGcggcagcaacagcagcagtcGCAAAGGCCTGGATGACGACGACTTGATGGATTCCCTGTCGGACGGTGAATTTCGTTCGCTCGAAAATACAAAACACGAAgaagaattataa
- the LOC134830403 gene encoding RB1-inducible coiled-coil protein 1 isoform X2, with amino-acid sequence MLYVFHVDSGRMLTFDMNIAVESVQYLKGIIERHHAIPAKDQVLLVSGGETLQNNARVGKYSAGTDTNPIFLFCKTLTECKNIPPWPSIDSEIDLKQQVDKCLELPATYNTVVTRAQLAQQVHEMAKEEFRICENLVMEQHLQQQGWCAVVANLEDITVDFHERCDVFFRGFDEHLDKRNEHLDYLKNFNDDLSKLAKIPILPGLLHCAENKRFSAFDEVYDDADFNKSNNSDKAPSEQATEQSAIEGTSSTGSNNEKSVSSSSTKKEEGKGMTLLQWISETENQRSLRCMAENCAKELERFNEKNRDDLKSEIKLAVDAASREDMKEIKGLEDRLQGLERLMFDAKKIVQEQSELSTAFHQNQMRAANIGDTSILPDLCASHKGQLMVMLQNHRRLYDIRRRCSKAKDELGANLFTRLRFISNIESRMWHIDSLLLFYHNCLKRLQKHLNIIEQIHQAPTVYVTAVNEVVRRKEFSDAFLSWASNLSCHLQTIYNDELGRRQDFAAIFDGHFLSSLFPGMNDMPPPFATEAPVPFDSSLPNLTRNDISELKNQLPEYSAKSSFLQEMDNVIQFFTNSRSQLKIFTSEESKVIVQGDSQMLKRAGLHSHLKEYEKGFESETDTEEFEKVGQSPIDRRSGTVNVQTGSNAAITVPPTINKPEFRSVTTSVMEVPLQSVETMTEESYESTQAEITRLKNLIDEIKTFSSNSIAAVRRELEQAKAETNTFRSQMSSDCKTLVQTWHALEQEMKNRERELVQRLTVDFELEMNDIRKTLSTKQDEIQMLANEKRALEEARMDEITHQENEKSVLREAVGKLNEEIEQLKTELDKAIATKAEAIKEIRDTHKTEMDCVRARLKLMASVDRSPSDTSLEKIERPDMIDIVNHEMFMAQLREDLDKEREKAVQEAVEAERARIQTESGGSNNSTNDTYKRIIEEKESQMDLMREHAETLRRENMKMRDRIQSLADSDIDGSQMSILRNRLDKMLEEKEKIENELRKVKQKLGKMQSDTSKRTATIESCGVGDLVTIVWNPTHEQFTIVQDSQTLYFLHAESYADLGLAVPVPPATMPAVLHTFGIVTKKDYCRARKDENRYKVSKGSQFYVIKAKPRVPFNRRDSNTTSTSSSQYRLSAQLIDSFAQTDLEPLFEQNDMIDSGVSEQQKSVYKDRTGSVDTAEEHTDEIDSSSAGGAVSRAVDVLDEKLLNFALIPLMQSFFSSPKPKP; translated from the exons TGTGCAGTACTTGAAGGGCATCATCGAACGACATCATGCGATTCCAGCGAAAGATCAAGTTTTGCTCGTGAGTGGCGGAGAGACTTTACAAAATAATGCCCGTGTGGGGAAATATTCCGCGGGAACAGACACAAATccaattttcctcttttgtaAGACGCTAACAGAATGCAAGAACATCCCGCCATGGCCCAGCATAGATTCAG aaatCGATTTGAAACAACAAGTCGACAAATGCCTAGAGTTACCTGCCACATACAACACCGTGGTAACTCGTGCACAATTGGCACAACAAGTGCACGAAATGGCAAAAGAAGAGTTTCGGATCTGCGAGAATCTCGTGATGGAGCAACATTTGCAGCAGCAGGGATGGTGCGCGGTCGTTGCGAATTTGGAAGACATCACGGTGGATTTTCACGAACGATGTGACGTGTTTTTTCGGGGATTTGACGAGCACTTAGACAAGAGAAATGAACATTTGGATTatcttaaaaa tttcaacgACGACTTATCCAAACTAGCGAAAATTCCAATTCTGCCGGGATTGTTGCACTGTGCGGAAAACAAGCGTTTTAGTGCGTTTGACGAAGTTTATGACGATGCGGACTTTAACAAGTCGAATAATTCGGATAAAGCTCCGTCGGAACAAGCAACGGAACAAAGCGCCATCGAGGGAACAAGTAGCACGGGCAGCAATAATGAGAAAAGTGTGTCGTCATCGTCGACAAAAAAGGAAGAGGGCAAGGGAATGACTTTGTTGCAATGGATATCGGAGACGGAAAATCAAAGATCACTTCGTTGCATGGCGGAAAATTGTGCCAAAGAGTTGGAGCGGTTCAATGAGAAGAATCGCGATGATCTGAAGTCTGAAATTAAGCTTGCGGTTGATGCAGCTTCAagg gaggacatgaaagaaataaaaggtCTCGAAGATCGTTTACAAGGTCTCGAGCGCCTCATGTTCGACGCGAAGAAAATCGTGCAAGAGCAAAGTGAGTTGTCGACGGCATTTCATCAGAATCAGATGCGTGCCGCAAACATCGGTGATACATCCATTCTGCCAGATTTGTGTGCCTCCCATAAGGGTCAACTAATGGTGATGCTGCAAAATCATCGACGCCTCTACGACATCCGGCGACGTTGTAGCAAGGCGAAAGACGAGCTCGGTGCCAATTTATTTACGCGCCTCCGGTTCATCAGCAACATCGAGAGTCGCATGTGGCATATTGACAGCTTGCTGCTGTTCTACCACAATTGCTTGAAACGCTTGCAAAAGCATCTGAACATCATCGAACAAATACATCAGGCGCCAACGGTGTATGTGACGGCAGTCAATGAAGTTGTGCGTCGCAAGGAATTTTCAGATGCTTTTTTATcg tgggCTTCGAATCTCTCATGCCATCTCCAAACAATCTACAACGACGAGCTTGGGCGTCGACAGGATTTTGCGGCGATCTTTGACGGTCATTTCTTGAGCAGCTTGTTTCCGGGAATGAACGACATGCCGCCTCCATTCGCCACTGAAGCTCCAGTTCCGTTCGATTCTAGTCTCCCAAATTTAACtagaaatg ACATTAGTGAGCTAAAAAACCAACTTCCCGAATATTCGGCAAAATCCAGTTTCTTACAAGAAATGGACAAtgtgatacaattttttacaaacag tcGAAGccaacttaaaatatttacctcaGAGGAGAGTAAAGTGATCGTTCAAGGTGATTCGCAAATGTTGAAACGAGCAGGACTTCATTCGCATCTTAAGGAATATGAAAA gGGTTTTGAGTCTGAAACTGACACAGAAGAGTTCGAAAAAGTAGGTCAAAGTCCTATTGATCGACGTTCTGGGACAGTTAACGTTCAAACGGGATCCAATGCCGCCATTACTGTGCCACCAACTATTAATAAACCAGAATTTCGCAGTGTAACGACCTCCGTGATGGAAGTTCCTCTGCAATCTGTGGAGACAATGACGGAg gaaagTTACGAATCAACTCAAGCCGAAATCACTCGTCTGAAAAACCTGATCGATGAAATCAAAACTTTCTCGTCCAATTCCATCGCTGCCGTTCGTCGCGAGCTCGAACAAGCCAAAGCCGAGACCAACACGTTCCGTAGCCAAATGTCAAGCGATTGCAAGACGCTCGTGCAAACGTGGCACGCCTTGGagcaagaaatgaaaaatcgcGAGCGCGAACTCGTTCAACGTCTCACGGTCGACTTCGAGCTCGAAATGAACGACATTCGCAAAACGCTGAGCACGAAGCAAGACGAAATCCAGATGTTGGCGAACGAAAAGCGCGCCTTGGAGGAAGCTCGCATGGACGAAATTACGCATCAGGAGAACGAAAAAAGTGTGTTACGTGAAGCGGTTGGCAAATTAAACGAGGAAATCGAGCAATTAAAGACTGAATTGGATAAGGCGATTGCAACGAAGGCGGAAGCGATCAAGGAGATCCGCGATACGCACAAAACGGAAATGGATTGTGTGCGGGCACGTCTGAAGCTCATGGCAAGCGTCGATCGATCGCCAAGCGACACGAGTTTGGAGAAAATTGAGCGTCCCGACATGATTGACATCGTGAACCACGAGATGTTTATGGCGCAGTTGCGCGAAGATCTCGACAAGGAACGCGAAAAAGCGGTGCAAGAAGCCGTTGAAGCAGAACGCGCACGAATTCAGACCGAAAGTGGTGGCAGCAACAACTCCACGAACGACACTTACAAACGAATTATCGAAGAAAAGGAATCCCAGATGGATTTGATGCGAGAACATGCGGAAACCTTGCGACgcgaaaacatgaaaatgcGCGATAGGATCCAATCGCTCGCAGATTCCGACATCGATGGCAGTCAAATGTCCATTTTGCGGAACAGGCTCGACAAAATGTtggaagaaaaggaaaaaatcgaGAATGAACTGCGAAAAGTGAAGCAAAAACTCGGAAAAATGCAAAGTGACACGAGTAAACGTACGGCAACGATCGAAAGTTGCGGCGTTGGCGATTTGGTGACAATTGTCTGGAATCCGACGCACGAGCAATTCACAATTGTCCAAGATTCGCAAACTCTGTACTTTTTGCATGCCGAAAGTTATGCGGATTTAGGGCTTGCAGTGCCCGTTCCGCCTGCCACGATGCCTGCTGTGCTCCATACTTTTGGTATCGTCACGAAAAAGGACTATTGTCGGGCTCGCAAGGACGAAAATCGCTACAAAGTCTCCAAAGGCAGTCAATTCTATGTGATAAAAGCAAAACCACGTGTCCCATTTAATAGGCGGGACTCAAATACGACGTCGACAAGTTCGTCGCAGTATCGGTTGTCGGCGCAACTCATCGATTCGTTCGCGCAAACGGATCTCGAGCCGCTTTTCGAGCAAAATGACATGATTGACTCGGGCGTGAGTGAGCAGCAAAAGAGCGTTTACAAAGATCGCACCGGCAGCGTCGATACCGCCGAGGAGCACACCGACGAAATTGACAGTAGCAGTGCTGGAGGCGCTGTTTCGCGTGCTGTTGACGTCCTTGATGAG aaattacttaattttgctTTGATTCCTTTAATGCAGTCATTTTTCTCGTCTCCAAAGCCCAAGCcctga
- the LOC134830403 gene encoding RB1-inducible coiled-coil protein 1 isoform X3: MLYVFHVDSGRMLTFDMNIAVESVQYLKGIIERHHAIPAKDQVLLVSGGETLQNNARVGKYSAGTDTNPIFLFCKTLTECKNIPPWPSIDSEIDLKQQVDKCLELPATYNTVVTRAQLAQQVHEMAKEEFRICENLVMEQHLQQQGWCAVVANLEDITVDFHERCDVFFRGFDEHLDKRNEHLDYLKNFNDDLSKLAKIPILPGLLHCAENKRFSAFDEVYDDADFNKSNNSDKAPSEQATEQSAIEGTSSTGSNNEKSVSSSSTKKEEGKGMTLLQWISETENQRSLRCMAENCAKELERFNEKNRDDLKSEIKLAVDAASREDMKEIKGLEDRLQGLERLMFDAKKIVQEQSELSTAFHQNQMRAANIGDTSILPDLCASHKGQLMVMLQNHRRLYDIRRRCSKAKDELGANLFTRLRFISNIESRMWHIDSLLLFYHNCLKRLQKHLNIIEQIHQAPTVYVTAVNEVVRRKEFSDAFLSWASNLSCHLQTIYNDELGRRQDFAAIFDGHFLSSLFPGMNDMPPPFATEAPVPFDSSLPNLTRNDISELKNQLPEYSAKSSFLQEMDNVIQFFTNSRSQLKIFTSEESKVIVQGDSQMLKRAGLHSHLKEYEKGFESETDTEEFEKVGQSPIDRRSGTVNVQTGSNAAITVPPTINKPEFRSVTTSVMEVPLQSVETMTEESYESTQAEITRLKNLIDEIKTFSSNSIAAVRRELEQAKAETNTFRSQMSSDCKTLVQTWHALEQEMKNRERELVQRLTVDFELEMNDIRKTLSTKQDEIQMLANEKRALEEARMDEITHQENEKSVLREAVGKLNEEIEQLKTELDKAIATKAEAIKEIRDTHKTEMDCVRARLKLMASVDRSPSDTSLEKIERPDMIDIVNHEMFMAQLREDLDKEREKAVQEAVEAERARIQTESGGSNNSTNDTYKRIIEEKESQMDLMREHAETLRRENMKMRDRIQSLADSDIDGSQMSILRNRLDKMLEEKEKIENELRKVKQKLGKMQSDTSKRTATIESCGVGDLVTIVWNPTHEQFTIVQDSQTLYFLHAESYADLGLAVPVPPATMPAVLHTFGIVTKKDYCRARKDENRYKVSKGSQFYVIKAKPRVPFNRRDSNTTSTSSSQYRLSAQLIDSFAQTDLEPLFEQNDMIDSGVSEQQKSVYKDRTGSVDTAEEHTDEIDSSSAGGAVSRAVDVLDETAL; encoded by the exons TGTGCAGTACTTGAAGGGCATCATCGAACGACATCATGCGATTCCAGCGAAAGATCAAGTTTTGCTCGTGAGTGGCGGAGAGACTTTACAAAATAATGCCCGTGTGGGGAAATATTCCGCGGGAACAGACACAAATccaattttcctcttttgtaAGACGCTAACAGAATGCAAGAACATCCCGCCATGGCCCAGCATAGATTCAG aaatCGATTTGAAACAACAAGTCGACAAATGCCTAGAGTTACCTGCCACATACAACACCGTGGTAACTCGTGCACAATTGGCACAACAAGTGCACGAAATGGCAAAAGAAGAGTTTCGGATCTGCGAGAATCTCGTGATGGAGCAACATTTGCAGCAGCAGGGATGGTGCGCGGTCGTTGCGAATTTGGAAGACATCACGGTGGATTTTCACGAACGATGTGACGTGTTTTTTCGGGGATTTGACGAGCACTTAGACAAGAGAAATGAACATTTGGATTatcttaaaaa tttcaacgACGACTTATCCAAACTAGCGAAAATTCCAATTCTGCCGGGATTGTTGCACTGTGCGGAAAACAAGCGTTTTAGTGCGTTTGACGAAGTTTATGACGATGCGGACTTTAACAAGTCGAATAATTCGGATAAAGCTCCGTCGGAACAAGCAACGGAACAAAGCGCCATCGAGGGAACAAGTAGCACGGGCAGCAATAATGAGAAAAGTGTGTCGTCATCGTCGACAAAAAAGGAAGAGGGCAAGGGAATGACTTTGTTGCAATGGATATCGGAGACGGAAAATCAAAGATCACTTCGTTGCATGGCGGAAAATTGTGCCAAAGAGTTGGAGCGGTTCAATGAGAAGAATCGCGATGATCTGAAGTCTGAAATTAAGCTTGCGGTTGATGCAGCTTCAagg gaggacatgaaagaaataaaaggtCTCGAAGATCGTTTACAAGGTCTCGAGCGCCTCATGTTCGACGCGAAGAAAATCGTGCAAGAGCAAAGTGAGTTGTCGACGGCATTTCATCAGAATCAGATGCGTGCCGCAAACATCGGTGATACATCCATTCTGCCAGATTTGTGTGCCTCCCATAAGGGTCAACTAATGGTGATGCTGCAAAATCATCGACGCCTCTACGACATCCGGCGACGTTGTAGCAAGGCGAAAGACGAGCTCGGTGCCAATTTATTTACGCGCCTCCGGTTCATCAGCAACATCGAGAGTCGCATGTGGCATATTGACAGCTTGCTGCTGTTCTACCACAATTGCTTGAAACGCTTGCAAAAGCATCTGAACATCATCGAACAAATACATCAGGCGCCAACGGTGTATGTGACGGCAGTCAATGAAGTTGTGCGTCGCAAGGAATTTTCAGATGCTTTTTTATcg tgggCTTCGAATCTCTCATGCCATCTCCAAACAATCTACAACGACGAGCTTGGGCGTCGACAGGATTTTGCGGCGATCTTTGACGGTCATTTCTTGAGCAGCTTGTTTCCGGGAATGAACGACATGCCGCCTCCATTCGCCACTGAAGCTCCAGTTCCGTTCGATTCTAGTCTCCCAAATTTAACtagaaatg ACATTAGTGAGCTAAAAAACCAACTTCCCGAATATTCGGCAAAATCCAGTTTCTTACAAGAAATGGACAAtgtgatacaattttttacaaacag tcGAAGccaacttaaaatatttacctcaGAGGAGAGTAAAGTGATCGTTCAAGGTGATTCGCAAATGTTGAAACGAGCAGGACTTCATTCGCATCTTAAGGAATATGAAAA gGGTTTTGAGTCTGAAACTGACACAGAAGAGTTCGAAAAAGTAGGTCAAAGTCCTATTGATCGACGTTCTGGGACAGTTAACGTTCAAACGGGATCCAATGCCGCCATTACTGTGCCACCAACTATTAATAAACCAGAATTTCGCAGTGTAACGACCTCCGTGATGGAAGTTCCTCTGCAATCTGTGGAGACAATGACGGAg gaaagTTACGAATCAACTCAAGCCGAAATCACTCGTCTGAAAAACCTGATCGATGAAATCAAAACTTTCTCGTCCAATTCCATCGCTGCCGTTCGTCGCGAGCTCGAACAAGCCAAAGCCGAGACCAACACGTTCCGTAGCCAAATGTCAAGCGATTGCAAGACGCTCGTGCAAACGTGGCACGCCTTGGagcaagaaatgaaaaatcgcGAGCGCGAACTCGTTCAACGTCTCACGGTCGACTTCGAGCTCGAAATGAACGACATTCGCAAAACGCTGAGCACGAAGCAAGACGAAATCCAGATGTTGGCGAACGAAAAGCGCGCCTTGGAGGAAGCTCGCATGGACGAAATTACGCATCAGGAGAACGAAAAAAGTGTGTTACGTGAAGCGGTTGGCAAATTAAACGAGGAAATCGAGCAATTAAAGACTGAATTGGATAAGGCGATTGCAACGAAGGCGGAAGCGATCAAGGAGATCCGCGATACGCACAAAACGGAAATGGATTGTGTGCGGGCACGTCTGAAGCTCATGGCAAGCGTCGATCGATCGCCAAGCGACACGAGTTTGGAGAAAATTGAGCGTCCCGACATGATTGACATCGTGAACCACGAGATGTTTATGGCGCAGTTGCGCGAAGATCTCGACAAGGAACGCGAAAAAGCGGTGCAAGAAGCCGTTGAAGCAGAACGCGCACGAATTCAGACCGAAAGTGGTGGCAGCAACAACTCCACGAACGACACTTACAAACGAATTATCGAAGAAAAGGAATCCCAGATGGATTTGATGCGAGAACATGCGGAAACCTTGCGACgcgaaaacatgaaaatgcGCGATAGGATCCAATCGCTCGCAGATTCCGACATCGATGGCAGTCAAATGTCCATTTTGCGGAACAGGCTCGACAAAATGTtggaagaaaaggaaaaaatcgaGAATGAACTGCGAAAAGTGAAGCAAAAACTCGGAAAAATGCAAAGTGACACGAGTAAACGTACGGCAACGATCGAAAGTTGCGGCGTTGGCGATTTGGTGACAATTGTCTGGAATCCGACGCACGAGCAATTCACAATTGTCCAAGATTCGCAAACTCTGTACTTTTTGCATGCCGAAAGTTATGCGGATTTAGGGCTTGCAGTGCCCGTTCCGCCTGCCACGATGCCTGCTGTGCTCCATACTTTTGGTATCGTCACGAAAAAGGACTATTGTCGGGCTCGCAAGGACGAAAATCGCTACAAAGTCTCCAAAGGCAGTCAATTCTATGTGATAAAAGCAAAACCACGTGTCCCATTTAATAGGCGGGACTCAAATACGACGTCGACAAGTTCGTCGCAGTATCGGTTGTCGGCGCAACTCATCGATTCGTTCGCGCAAACGGATCTCGAGCCGCTTTTCGAGCAAAATGACATGATTGACTCGGGCGTGAGTGAGCAGCAAAAGAGCGTTTACAAAGATCGCACCGGCAGCGTCGATACCGCCGAGGAGCACACCGACGAAATTGACAGTAGCAGTGCTGGAGGCGCTGTTTCGCGTGCTGTTGACGTCCTTGATGAG ACGGCACTTTAG